The window GATATAAGGAGCTCCAAATCAAGCGACGCCTGTGCATCGAGTGGGTGGATAACTATgttgagaaagagagacatGGCGGCGGTAGACGAGTAAAATGTGATGAACCTGCAATCACGCTTAGTGTTATGTCGTTTTTGAAGGCCAAAAGCAACAATGCTTACCGAAATGCTTCTTCTGCAATTGTGGTAACGAGAAACTTTAGATACCAAAGTGTTGACCGGCTGGCCACCAAAGATAGATCGAAGCTCGAATGAACTACGCCATGAAGGTCCTGGATCCCATCACCAGCTTCAGCAGTGCATTTCCTCACTGTCGTATGAATGACGGTCATGAGATGGTGATAGTCCAATTGTAGAGACATATGACGAATGGTATGCGGTGTACTTTCGTTGGAGATGTTTGGTGAAGTATTTTGTGAGACAAAAAGGGCTGGCCGGAAATTGACTGGGACAGATAATCGCCAGCgctcaatctcatcatctAGTTGCCGGATATTAAGCAGGAGTTGGTTATCATTGTCCCTCAAAGCCTGGGCAGAAAAGAGCAGTCGGTAAACCTTCTCCTTCAAACGGCTTAGGCGAAGGTCTCCCGGAAGATGGGGTGTGGGGCACCAGTTGGTGTTATCGTTAACGTCAAAAGATGCATCCAAATTTGGTAGGTACGTATAGTAGTTCAAATAGTTATCGGGCGGGGTGAGGTCACAATAAATATCGGTGAGAAGGGGAGGATTTCCGGTCCGAAGCGATATGTCTTTGTCGAGCATGTAGCATAACCAGAAGAGCATTCGAATGTGGAGATTCTCACGTTCTAAACGGGAAAGCTCAAGCCCAAATGGCTTTGACGACTGATAGATGTGACCACCTAAAGAGCAGACTATGCGACACGCAATCGAGTGAAATAAGGCAGTACCTTGCCAGTGGGCAGTGAATGCACGTCGTAGTTGCTAATTCATAAAATCAGCCTGGGTCTCCGGAGTGAACAAGCCACGAGACAATCCTTACCAATATAAGTGTTGTCTGGAGAGTCGCCAAGCTATTTTCCTCAGCAACGTACATTAGGAGAGAATGCGCCTTGGTCGCACACATATCCGCATCCATGGAAAGGGGTATCTGCCTCGACGCATCTAAGCGAGATGCTATAGAGAGAGCGCTTAAAACACAGGCTTTGGCTGAGATTTGTGTGGGCGAGAACAGCATACTATCCTTGGGTTCATACGCGGTTTCCATCGTCGTCTCAAATAGGACTTGATCCAAAACGGGGAATACAGATCTGGATGAAGACCTAAAGAAGATATTCAAGATTTCTCTGGTGGAGTCCTTGTCGGGTAACTCGCATAGCTCTTGTGAGAATGATGGCTGAAgcgaaaaggaagaagagaccttCATGGGAATACTAAACTCGACCCACCTGGCAGTCTGGCCAGTTCTTGTTGAGATCCATCGACGGCCTGCTTCAGAGGCAATGGGCATGCCATTGAAAAACCAGTTGGGTCCCAATTGGTTTGCGGACACAGTAACGTCACGGGGACAGTCCCTGACAGCATAGCCCCTTGAGTTTGTGGCTGTTTGTGCGAAGGcagagggggagggggaacGTTCAGAGAAGGCAGTCCACTCCCTACCTCTTATTTCGGTTGAAACCTGCGGAGAGTTGACATTGGAAAGGACGGGTACTGTTGGCTCCTCGTGGTTTAGCAAAGTTCCACATGTCAGCCCCTGCGTTGTCTCAGTCTGGGCTAGGGCACCCTCAAGCTGCTCAATGCGTCGGAATAAAGTCTGTAGATCGCTGGATTTCACACTGGAAAAAGAGGACgcgagggagaaggcgtTAGCGAAATTTGCATAACCCGAAGTGCGAGGTAGATGGAAAATCGCACACCTATTCCGCTGCCTCTTCCGTGGCCTCTCTCTGTTGAAAGTACATTCAAGGCTGCGATGGTTGCACCACTCACAGGGGCCATCTGGGTTAGGAAGAGAGCATTGGATCTTAATAAGGACTAGAGATCAGTACTGTACTATAGCTAGTAGACTACGAAGGGGCTGATTGTTCGAGCATAGAGAATATAGTAGCTTGCCTTTCTACCATAGCAGACATCGCAAGCTCTTTTTTGCGGACGTGCTTTTTTGGGGGGCATGATTGTGGCGAGGGGCAATAAATTGACAGCTGTATTTGTTGCTGGAGGTTGCGACAGGCCGCGGAAGTACGGAGGAATCGGAGTTTTCGGAGGCTGTATTTTTTATGAGGAGGGAGAACTCGGTACTGGCCCAAGTTCCCTGCAGTCAAAATATTAGCGGGTAAGCCCAATAAATCCTGCTCTCATTGGCTGCTGAATGTTCCTTCGGCATCCACTTTCAATAAGAGCACTGCGGCGCTTCGGAACCTCAAGAACCCCGATAGATTAAGAAGAACGTCTCGATATTATTCTCGCCGATAGTTTGCCATCCCACTTCAGCCAGTAGTATCAGTTATAAAATTCAATCCCACCGATTCCCTTGTGTCTTCTTCTGAGCCTTCCATACTCGCACTGAAGAATCAGCTACGTTTCAAGGCTTATCTTCACAATGGCGAATATTGTTGCTAAATGTCACAAGATTATAGAGGCCGATATCCTTCGCCGCTCTTCTCAAGTTGTTTCTGTTGTTGGAAATCGGGCTCACATTTTTGGAGGGGAATTGCGACCGCGCGAGCCTCGAGACAATGACGTCCATGCGATTCCATTAGACAGTAGTAAGTTGCGCGGCTGTGATGAGCGACAAGAATCCTTAAATGTGACGACGCTGAAACACTTGACAATAATCTAGTAGATGCGACGGTTATTTCCGAGCCCGCAACGTCCCAATCTCCCTCCCCACGTGTTGGAACGGCAACTGCCACACTGAACGGAAGGATCTATCTCTTCTCTGGTCGAGGCGGTATTGCAATGGCACCTATTGAAGAGCAGGGCGCGGTCTGGGAATTTGACCCTAGTGCAGCAAGTTGGTCGCTTATCATGCCATCTGGTTCCAACTCGGGGGTGTTTCCAGTCGCTCGTAGCTACCATTGTATGGCTAGTGATGGGAAAGATACGCTTTACGTCCACGCAGGTTGCCCCGAAAAAGGAAGATTATCGGATCTATGGGCATTCTGCCTTTCCCGCAAAGAATGGGTGGAACTCGCGCCAGCATTCGATCCTCCACGCGGTGGTACATCGATTGCTTTTGCAGCTGGAAAGCTATATCGCATGAATGGATTCGACGGGAACACCGAGCAAGGTGGGAGTGTGGATTCATATTCGCCCGAAACAAATTCTTGGGCGTCGCACCTCTATTTGCCTGACGGCAAAGCCGCACCGATACCGCGAAGCGTGGGCTCCTTGCTGCCGATTTACCTCAGAAACCGGCCGTATTTAATCACTTTGTTCGGTGAGCGCGACCCTAGTTCGTTgggccatcaaggagctgggaAGATGTTGAGTGATGTGTGGGCATTCGACGTtgaaaggaagaaatgggaggaggttgttgtTCAAGGAGAGGAACTTCCTCTTGCGCGGGGCTGGTTCGATGCAGATGTTGTCGGTACGAGCACAATCTTGGTTCATGGTGGGCTAGGGGAGTCGAATGATCGACTTGGGGATGTCTGGAATTTCGAGTTTCTTCAAGTCCAAGCTGGGCGGTAGAAGCTTCGGTCGCTATACGGTGGGGCTGTTTACTTTGGAAAGGGTGACGTTAATGTCTAGCACCGAGTAACTACATAGACTGTCACTTGGACATGGGAAGTAGTAGAGGAAAGTAAACTGTCTAGATTTTCAAGGCCTCTTCAGCTCTAGTTTTGACTTGTTTGCAATGCTATATAAGATTCCATTTGCCTTGGATCGCTAATTCAATTACAAATGCCAGAGGAATATATTACAATTAGACTGTGGTGATAGAATGACACTAGAATCGGACTGATTTCGTCCCAAAATTTCTCCGACGCTTAAAATTATCCCTGTCCGTCTTCTCGCCTCAACCAACGACCAGAGCCCGTGCCAGGCTTCCCCTCACTAAAAGCCGAACAAATCGCCGCATTTATTTATTTGACTCAGTGATCTGCTTTGAATCGTCTGAAATAGGTACTTTAATATCGGGAAGTGCTCGATATTATTCTCCTTTTGGCAAGCCACCCACCGGCTTTCTTTCCCGACCGAAGTCAATGCAAGGTGCTCCACCAGACAAGCATCTCGCAGCCACGTGCACGGCCTCTGAGGGGCCGAGCATCTATAAGTCCCTGCATCGTGTGATTGTATAAGAAGACCCTTCAAACATTTGATTCAGGCTACTTTTTTTGATTGTTCTCTCATCTAATCTCCATTCTGTGGATTTTGTTTTCCGGGATCGCCCAGCATGCGCTTTCCAACGTGGTCAACAACTGCAATTCTTGCTTTGTCCTATACGGCACAGGCTCGTCGGTACCATGTAACTACTGGTCAATCCGATGAAGACGTTGCCGCAGCTCTCAGAGCTCTTGGTCGTTCAGATCTGCGGCAGCCTGGGTCGCTGCCGTTTCCGGATCTGGAGCCTGGGACCGACACTATGCCAGACATCGAGCACATTGTCTTCTTGCAGCTTGAAAATCATTCCTTCGACAATATGCTTGGCATGCTCGGTCGCGGTGATGGCCTCAGTGTGGGACCGAACGGACAAGTTTTGAACACCAATCCTTATCCCAATGGAACCCTTCAGCATGCTTTCCCCATGCCCAACACCTGTCAGCTGTCGGGCCGACCGAGCCAGGAATGGCTGGCAAGCCACAATGCGTATGACAATGGGACAAATGCCGGTTTCGTGCGCACGGACATTAGCTCTACCATTGATGAGATGGTGGGCGGTGTTGCTATGGGCTACTATACCTCGGACCACCTGCCATTCACATACAGTTTGGCTGAGCACTTCCCTATTGGAGATCGATTCTTTTGCTCCCTCTTGGCGCAGACATGGCCAAATCGGCGGTTCCTGATTGCGGGTACCGCACGCGGGATCGTTGATGACAACGTCAATTTGACCGCAGGATACGCGCCGGCCGGTACCATCTTCAACGAGTTGGACAAATACGGCATCTCATGGAACAACTACGCCCCGgactgctgctggagagATATCAGCGGCAACACACCTGACTTCTTTGGCAAGAACAACTACGACTCTGAAACGAAGCGCCACAAGGATCTGCCCCAGTTTATGGTCGATGCGTTGGAGGGAAACCTGCCCGCTTTCAGCTTCATCGATCCCAACTACGCCAACCAGTCCCAAGAGAACCCCCAGAATATTGTCAACGGAGAGGCGCTCCTAGCTGACGTGGTCAATTCTATCGGCCAATCCCCTCTCTGGTCCAAGACCATGTTCATCTTGAATTACGATGAGCACGGTGGATACTATGACCATGtgcctccaccaccagcccTGATTCCCGACGAGGTTCCTCCGCATGTCCAGCCTGGGGAGTATCTATATGAAGGCTATAGTCGTCTTGGCTTCCGTGTGCCCGCCGTAGTGGTCTCACCTTATGCAAAGGCTGGCAAGTATGTGAGCAGTGTTGTCTATGATCAGACATCCGTGCTTGCCACACTCCAGAGGAAATGGAACCTCCCGGCTTTCACCTATCGGGATGCCAACGCCAACGATATGCTTGATttcctggatctcgatgCCCTAAAGCGAAAGGAGCCAACTTTTGCAAAGATGCCCGCTCTTGCCGCCCCTGGAAACACTACCGAGGCGCTCGCTTGTTCTACTACAGGAGCCGGTGTTATCCCCCCGCCAGGTACTGTTTCGGAACCTGACCGGTATCTGCGCGTCTCGCATTGAAATGTCCAAGAAACGTGACTTGCCGCGTTGACTTTCATTCTATGTGGCATATGCGTCTTTACTACTCTGGCAAACTCAACATAATCGCCCCTGATGATCTTACTTGGGCTGAAAATAGTTACCAGATTATTTCAGCATTTGTACCGGATAATGCCTGGCGCTCCGtggcttgctctttccgttttagTGCTCACTGCTTTCTCGGAGCatgccatctttcttctgAAGTTCAAAGAACCCAGAAAATTTCGTGGTGTTCAACAGCAGACTGTCATCTAAAATTGAACTATTGGACTGTAAAGTACAGTGTGATGTTCTTATAAAAACTAGTGATCTTCGGTTCATGACATTCTCATCAAAATAGGAGGGGCTgaaagaaaatgaaaatgagATCTATTGCAATTAATCCACTGATCTGCAATAAAGCTGGGCATGGTCCCGAACCTAGTCCGCAAAAGTGAGTTTTAATTTCCTCCCGGAGCTCGACAAATGTCCAGAGAGTATGAACAACCGAGAAGAGACTCATTCGTACAAATAGAGGACCTCCGCTCGCCCTATCTCTTCGGAGACAGCGTAAATATCTCGATGAAGATCGTAGCCCGTTCAAAAGTCATTTCTTCTCATCAGTAAGATGGAGATCTGCGATAAAAGTCTTCATAGTGGTTCGCAGCCCATCTGGTCGAACAGACAAGAACGGTTTAGTTGTTCCGTTGATGGAATCCGACTGATCTTCCTGATCGCATTTCTTTAAGGCCTGAAGTATTAGAAAGCTATCTTGGCCCTTTTTGGTGTTGAGTAAGCCATCTGTATCAATTAAATCAGGTCGCTTGGAAGTTGCTAAAGTAGCTGAACCCTGATTATGATCCGATGACTAGGGCCTCTCCTTCCTGCAATACTAAATCCGAAAGTCATGAAATGAAAGCCTTGATTCAAGCAAGATACCATCTGTGTAGCCAGCTCAGTCGGTTGTATCCTCATGGAAACTACTTTACGAGGACCAGCGGTGAAGGATAGAGCAGTTTGTTCGAGCCGATTAGGTTGTTTGGACCCTCACTAGTCGTATGTATATAATTGCCAGCATGTTCCCAACCTTCAACTCCCTCATTGCGAAAAGTTGACTATGGAGCCATGGTTCCTTGGTCAAAGTGAGCATGGGACCTGAACGTCTCTGGGAGTATTCCCAGATGTTTCAGTCGATTGTTCGGCCAGTTTGACGAATGATGATTTGAGCAATGGTCAAATAAATAAGATTTCAGTTTACATGTCATCGGGGAGATGATCTTTTCGTTACGACCTGCGATATTCCACAGTCTTTTTCCCAATTGTCTATGTCGGCGCGGATACGATAGAACTCAACCGGCGGTGCCAACCCCTGCCCAGCCAAGAACTCGCCTAGCTGGGATGTCGATGGCGATTTGCTCCCTGCCATGCCCGCCCCTGCTAAGAAATACTTGACCCTGGGAGCTAGAAAGGGCAAGCGGTTCAGCGGCGACGATAGCATAGAAGCAGGTATCTAGTCCACCGGTACTATAGCTCCCTACTCGGGCTCAGTGTCCGAATATAGTTCCTCTAGCAGTTCTTCTAGCGCTGCTGTGGTTGCCGTGATGCCTGTTAGTCTGAGCACGGCTCTATGGTTATCGGTCTAGTGACGGCTCTCTCGACGCTGTTCAGCGCCAGTCTGATTCTTCTATAGCTTTTTATTAGTGTTcattttgtctttttttaCCCTTTCATTATCTGTGTTTAGGTATTTTTGTGCTACGGACTACTTTCATATTAATGGCTTCGCAGTGTTGATGGATCGCGGGTTTTGGATGTATACAGCAGGTCATAACGGCGCCCActtttgtgttttgtggGATCAAGTAGCGATATCagtatgtttttttttacaTCGCTTCTTTGATAGGTGGTATAACTTCCAGCATCACTGTACCAGGAAGGAATATGCCATGGGTTAGACCTGTCCCATGGACACATGCAAGAAAGTCTGTCTTGATGTTCTTCAACTGATCTTTAAAGAAAATTACGAGGGAGAGATCCCTTTGAAGCTGCTCCAGGTATTACTCCAGCTTGAGATGTCTCCGTTTGCCACTCTGTTGATGAAATCCAACGTGGTTCTACCGCTCTGCAGCTTAATATCATGTATATCGTATAGGGTCAAAGCACGAATGGCAAATACATAAAAAGTGATTACTTTTCGCAAGAGTC of the Penicillium psychrofluorescens genome assembly, chromosome: 1 genome contains:
- a CDS encoding uncharacterized protein (ID:PFLUO_000595-T1.cds;~source:funannotate) gives rise to the protein MAPIEEQGAVWEFDPSAASWSLIMPSGSNSGVFPVARSYHCMASDGKDTLYVHAGCPEKGRLSDLWAFCLSRKEWVELAPAFDPPRGGTSIAFAAGKLYRMNGFDGNTEQGGSVDSYSPETNSWASHLYLPDGKAAPIPRSVGSLLPIYLRNRPYLITLFGERDPSSLGHQGAGKMLSDVWAFDVERKKWEEVVVQGEELPLARGWFDADVVGTSTILVHGGLGESNDRLGDVWNFEFLQVQAGR
- a CDS encoding uncharacterized protein (ID:PFLUO_000596-T1.cds;~source:funannotate); this encodes MRFPTWSTTAILALSYTAQARRYHVTTGQSDEDVAAALRALGRSDLRQPGSLPFPDLEPGTDTMPDIEHIVFLQLENHSFDNMLGMLGRGDGLSVGPNGQVLNTNPYPNGTLQHAFPMPNTCQLSGRPSQEWLASHNAYDNGTNAGFVRTDISSTIDEMVGGVAMGYYTSDHLPFTYSLAEHFPIGDRFFCSLLAQTWPNRRFLIAGTARGIVDDNVNLTAGYAPAGTIFNELDKYGISWNNYAPDCCWRDISGNTPDFFGKNNYDSETKRHKDLPQFMVDALEGNLPAFSFIDPNYANQSQENPQNIVNGEALLADVVNSIGQSPLWSKTMFILNYDEHGGYYDHVPPPPALIPDEVPPHVQPGEYLYEGYSRLGFRVPAVVVSPYAKAGKYVSSVVYDQTSVLATLQRKWNLPAFTYRDANANDMLDFLDLDALKRKEPTFAKMPALAAPGNTTEALACSTTGAGVIPPPGTVSEPDRYLRVSH